The proteins below come from a single Leishmania major strain Friedlin complete genome, chromosome 20 genomic window:
- the PUF9A gene encoding putative RNA-binding regulatory protein, protein MAPAVHVAAPVCGPRRLSAMPAAALVEAFRATCEGHVADVACTPQGKALLQAALRTQRSEVLDSVVTELCPRLRDVAVDVHGCHVLRTLVEACTAEQTDALIGAMHASVVLNMCTASQYTRRTLQSLFERREVDLSALVHVLADNAGYLAATQQGCISLMRVFELCDAAQKAELVRELLPKLAALSMDAFANYMVQCAIEHSDRATAAQYVVAHFTGNILQMSCNKHSSNVLEVVLRCCGEVPAVRRLFLDELVFNPAALKEVVGDLYGNFVVQALIGVVTNPMEFKRVEDRLRPALVGCQFAAKIEGKIKAKRPVPPHAGGAVHHHSYPQSRQQRPLSVPCTMPDHVGPCAPSVRATIALPQAPVMSLGEARVPTQGYCHRPYDCNPLCCAPLAAEQQQPQNVVQAPSGHVYPVDHFQFPILKERTAARAAGAVPVTDGEDSGPVYGPSPAARRHLQQQQQQAFRPPFNIMC, encoded by the coding sequence atggcgccggcggtgcacgtggcggcgccggtgtgcgGGCCGCGCAGGCTTTCGGCGAtgcctgctgccgcgctggtggaggcgttCAGGGCGACGTGCGAGGGGCACGTGGCGGACGTTGCGTGCACGCCGCAGGGCAAggcactgctgcaggcggcgctgcggacgCAGCGGTCGGAGGTGCTGGACTCTGTGGTGACGGAGCTGTGCCCACGGCTGCGCGACGTGGCGGTGGACGTGCACGGGTGCCACGTGCTGCGgacgctggtggaggcgtgCACCGCGGAGCAGACGGATGCGCTGATTGGCGCGATGCACGCGTCGGTTGTGCTGAACATGTGCACTGCGTCGCAGTACACGCGGCGCACACTGCAGTCGCTGTTCGAGCGGCGCGAGGTGGACCTGTCTGCGCTTGTGCACGTGCTTGCGGACAACGCGGGGTACCttgcggcgacgcagcagggGTGCATCTCGCTGATGCGCGTGTTCGAActgtgcgacgcggcgcagaaggcggagctggtgcgtgagctgctgccgaagTTGGCTGCGCTGTCGATGGATGCGTTTGCGAACTACATGGTGCAGTGCGCGATCGAGCACAGCGATCGCGCGACGGCCGCGCAGTACGTGGTGGCCCACTTCACCGGCAACATATTGCAGATGAGCTGCAACAAGCACTCCAGCAACGTGCTGGAGGTTGTCCTGCGGTGCTGTGGCGAGGTcccggcggtgcggcgcctTTTTCTGGACGAGCTGGTTTTCAACCCGGCCGCCCtgaaggaggtggtgggcGACCTGTACGGGAACTTTgtggtgcaggcgctgaTCGGCGTTGTGACGAACCCGATGGAGTTCAAGCGTGTGGAGGACCGCCTGCGCCCCGCACTGGTGGGGTGCCAGTTCGCGGCGAAGATCGAGGGGAAAATCAAGGCGAAGCGTCCAGTCCCGCCCCACGCGGGCGGTGCGGTGCACCATCATTCCTACCCGCAgtcgcgccagcagcggcctctTTCGGTGCCGTGCACCATGCCTGACCATGTTGGCCCCTGCGCGCCTAGCGTCAGAGCCACTATTGCGCTTCCACAGGCGCCGGTGATGTCTCTCGGTGAAGCGCGCGTTCCGACTCAAGGTTACTGTCACCGCCCCTATGACTGCAATCCGCTATGCTGCGCACCGCTCGcagctgagcagcagcaaccgcagAACGTGGTGCAAGCGCCATCTGGGCATGTTTACCCTGTTGATCACTTCCAGTTTCCAATTCTCAAAGAGCGTACAGCTgctcgcgccgccggcgccgtcccCGTAACGGACGGGGAGGACAGCGGACCCGTGTACGGTCCCTCGCCGGCGGCACGCCGTcaccttcagcagcagcagcaacaggcGTTTCGTCCGCCATTCAACATCATGTGCTGA